From the Papaver somniferum cultivar HN1 chromosome 2, ASM357369v1, whole genome shotgun sequence genome, the window cacatatatgtataagatcttattccttgaaccaaagtttgcgaacttttttgatcaagagaaccggaagtttgcacagtttgcaaactcagtccgcgaactggcagaagttctcgacccgagaatatctcctggagtttgagaactcactcAGAAAACTCAATCCGCGAACGGACGatagttctcgaaccgagaatatctgctggtgtttgaaaactctttacgggaacttaagtccgcgaacccagtctgcgaacttgagtaggttatatctcaAAACGATTGTttatgaactcatgtttatataaactaaggaatgctattttcaaaccgtggctataaagttcataaaccgattagagtgaatcaaatcattttttcttcaattgtgtcttgtatagtagataagatttccttgcaattgaataaatctctaactagttcatttgagtcatttgaactagttatggtgaagaagaagatggttgatatgaaagtgctcatatggctaaccatttggttaactattgttgaaccaataaatgtacatgtttgggtactattacacaaacctagaaacgtgcatttcatctgtgtataacaagctaagttttcgatctatcggttgaaagatattagcttgaatctaatcaggttttcatataacggtgaatattgaatttctTGAATTTAAGAATGAAGCATTGGGTTGGTGGTTAACTCGAAGAAGAGAAATTAGTGTCTCGGTTTTCTTGAGATAAGAAGAGACTGTATGCTACTGTTGATGCAGAGAAGATCAAGGTTGCCACATATAGTGAGATTAATCGAAGATTACAGGGTCTGTGTGGTTGGACATGGTGGTCGTTACTGTAAATTGATGAAGTGATGGTTGAATAGAAGATGGGTTAAACTTGATTCGAGTTTGGATTTGATAATGGatgagatgatgatgttgttggtaATCTCCGTTACGAGATGAAGATCAACAAATGAATGGGTTCTTCTAAGATACAAGGGTTCTGGTCTCTGATGCTGTGAACAAGATAGAGTATGAGGCAGAACTGAAGGATAAGGTGTTGTGGAAAGGAGATGCATATGCTTGAATGAATGGTTGACAGTTTAGATGAATGTTAAGATACATGTTGTGCAGGAATTGAAGAAAAGTGAGGCCTGAAAATGGCCGGAACATCACCAGAAATAGGGGATACTCCGCTGAAATCATTTCCAGGCGAGTCAAATCAGCGATTCCAGATTCAACTTGATGATTAAGACTGAGTCAGATAACTCAGACCCTGACTAAGATAAGATGATTCACTCTCTTTCTTGACCCATCGACAGACGGTTTGACTGGGTTGACCGTTAACTTTAGCGGTATCTAggcataatattttgttatcaGAGAAGAAGATTCCAGACACCGGCAACACTATTCTGGTGTCGTTTCAGGCTGGATTCCGGTAATCCCGAGAACTTTTTCAGGCGAACAAAAGTACATATTTTTGTGTGGATTCTActcatgggtgtgaagacttggacttggaattggatgaagaatttggcttgaatttggaaagagaagatggaagatttgagaaagacttggatttggaagttgagctatgaagggaaaggaattaTATTCCTAAGAGTTAGCACTATGGAGGGGTTCATCCCCTCCCTATCCCTCACTACCCCTCAAAAACTCAAAAAACCAAGTACTATGGTCTTCCAAATCCCTACATGTGTAGGGATATCCCTCCCCTTATCTATATGGAGGATCACATCTGATCCCTCTTATAaggaagggaaatcacacggctACTCATTTGCCGTGTGAAATTTGTGCTTTACGGATACTGAGTAGCCGTATTACCGTTGATACGGATACTGAGTAGCCGTATCCTTTTACACGGCTACTCAGCAGCCGTTTCAGAAATTATATTTGCTTGACCTTTTTCGTTTACACCTCTCTCACAtccgatcctaaccatccatcattaatAACGGCTCTATCTTCTCCATCGTCGGATCCCAAcggtcattttttcaaaatcctctataaataccactctaattctctactcaaaccacaccaaatcaatttcttcttcttacatcaattgatttcttctttctcttcttcatattATACCTCtttgttttttatatttatcttctTGTACTCAAGTTTTCATTCAAAATGGTGGTTTATAATTTTGTTCAACAGGAAGAGATTGATCTTACTACTGCATTTATTTATGTGAGTATGGATGAAATTGTGGGTTCGGGACAAAAAACCTCTATGTTTTGGATACGTATTCACCAAATTTTTGTCCAGCGCAACGGTAATCCATATGATTGAGAATGGTCAGCCTTAAAAACCAAGATTAAGACTATTAAAAAAGATGTCAAAGAATTCGTGTCCATTCTTAATGCTCTATATCGGCATACAAAAAGCGGTGCGGGCCACGAAGATTAGGTAAGTTCTATTAATTTGTAAAAAATTTCCATATAGTTGGTGATGATAGTAATCTCATTAATGTTTGTTACATAAATTTTTAGACAAAAGATGTTCGTAAGCAATTTCAGGATCAAACAGGACAACCGTTCAAGTATGATGCATGTTATGATCTGTTTAAAGAAAAGGTCCCTGGATATAATTATGAACTCACCGTTAGCCAAAACATTGAGTTGTTTAACAATCATcgcaaatttgtatcacacgaaGATGGTACTGAAGTTCTTCCTAATGGAGAGACTCGTTGGAAATACAAGGAGAATGCACGTCCTATAGGAGCCAAAAAAGCCAAAATGCTAGCGAGACAGAAGAAGGATCGTGAGCGAGGTATATTTAGAGAAGCTGATGAGGGAACATCTTCGgttaagatggaagaagataTGATCTATCAACGAAGTGCTAGTGTTTTGGAGTATCTTAATGAAACACgatcaaggaaggaaaaaatgaAAATGGAACAAGAATCCCAATACCAAACAATTTGGCAGTATACTCAACAACCGAGTTATCAAATGGAAGAACAACTCAATTTGCAACAGCTTCATCAACAGACTACTCAAATGCATCAACAACAAATGTAGTTAGATCAAGACAATGTAATAATGTCTATGGACCTTGGTCGATTAGCTcccaacgaaaaaagatattatcgaCGCAAGCAAAAGGATATATTGAAGGGGATGAATATAATCAGCgttgaagattcagaagatgatgaTGTAATCCATATCTAGgtgttttatcttttattgagTTTAGTATTTTTATTTCTAATCAAAGTTTAAATTAAAAGTGTTGTTCTAAATTTGTAGTTAGCATTGTTGTTATCTTAAAAGTGTTGTCTAAATTAATTTAAATTGTTCTTtgaattaataaaatttatgaatGTGTTGTAACGAAATGattttcatatttcaattaataacTTCATTATCACTTCATTACACTAATGTTCATTAATAACGTAGAAAAGAAATTACAACAGATCATTAGATTAAAATTAATAACTTCGTTAGCACTTGATTAACCGGGTTTCGCTCTGGCATCGTTTTTTAACATGGTCCCCGATAGGTCTGAATACATTacatgttattatttttgttggtGTGAGATTTGAAGATCAATGCCGCTTCGATATGATAAAATTGTTCTCCTCTCCATGCTTTGTATGCTTTTTGTGCAGCGATCCTATCCCCTCTGGACCTGTCGAGAAACTCATTGTACGCGATGCATAATTTCTTAACATGAATTGTCCTTGAACAAATGTGGGTTGGCTCATAATCAAAGCGTGATTTCTTTCCCGTCTGTTTAACGTAAGGACCCCAACCAACATCAGTCCAGAACAGAGTATGATCTTTAGGATCTTCTGGAAATTCATCCTTGAGAAGGTAAAAGATTCTAATCCATTATGTCTCTTCTTCAACATCCTTTAACCTTGCCCTCatttggaattgttcttgacctcgtttCTTTGCCTCTTGTTTTTCTTGGTATGCCTTGAGTTTTTCTTCGTATTGTGTTGCAGTGGTTGATGAATATTTGGGTTGTTGTTTGGATTTTTGTTTGCATAATACTTCATCAATCACATTAGTTAATTTGGTGGGTATTGAAGACGTTGTTACGTTCGTAGCAGATTGATCTCCTCTTTTGCACATCTCTTTTTCCATTGCAGCAATTGATTGAGTGGTTTGCTTGCATCTTCTTAGAATCTCTTCGACTGAGTTGGTAGTTCTTGATTGATTTGCCATTCAATAGATGTTTATCTTTGAATTTAACCTAAAAGATCGATACTGCAAAGAATTGGTAGATTTTTGCTGCAAGGAAGAACGAGATATCTTCCTTATATATGATTCATTCCCAACGGCCATATTTCTTAGAAGTCGTGTCCAACGGTCATATTTCTAAAAGATCGTGTCCAACAGCTATATTTTTTTAAAAGTCGTGTCCAACGGCTCTATGTTTTTATATAAatacataacttttttttttgaaccatcaACAATCTCAATACATTCTTAGATATAAACAATCATGTGTTCTAAGAGTTCCAGtagaaaaggaaaacaaatagtatgtgtggaagcaaaagaggtttgtccatgttGTTTCATGGATACACATAGTCTTCTTCAATGCCCATGGTTATATACAAAATGTCCACAACAAGGTTGCACCGGCACTAGGAAGGTAAAAGAGTCGATATCAGAGAAGATAAGGTATTTGGAATGTGAGATGCTAAATGTCCGGGAGAAGCACAAtgtttggaggatgcaatgaaagatgcaatcaaacaagaaaaagttgaagaactcTGCAACAACTTGAAACTAAAAGGAAAGGTGGAGTTTGAATGCACCAAGGGGATTCCATGTGAAACTGAGGGTTGTTATTTCTTTATGGAAATGCACcggtcaagtgaaaaaaaaaacatttggaAAACGTTACTGGAGATTCCTTGAGAGTAGAACTGTAGCATAGGCTGAATAAGTGTTGTTATGTTTTAGTTCAATCTAGAGTTTGAATATCAATTGATATAATGTTCTTTTTTTTATAATTAGTATGTGCGTGTTGGAGTTTAAATGTGATGAGCCTGATGTATTATGCTTCtacaataaataataatagttATTTTCATATTCATATGATTAGCGTTTACATTAAGCACGTGCAACCATACTTTAAACCAATAGGCGACCCTATTGGACGAGTtatgtctcgtgagggtttacaaagagatatacccacaaaacctatcttTATTTAAATTCTTTACTCTTCATCTAATGATTCgggggctgaatcttcaaagggGGAAGGGTATACTCTgagaaactgtttttcaaaatcaCATAGAAGTTAAAAAATCTAAAAGGTTTCCTCTCATTATTTTTGTAAGTATCCATAGCAGATTGCTCCtacaacaaaataaaacaatatcaaTATACAATTACATTAGTAAACAATTCAGTACACATACACGAAAAATTGTTGGATAGGTAACCAGTAAAGTTTCTTACGATTTCAGCAGGTACTGCAGCCCTCCATAAATATAACGATCTCTGTGTAGATACATATACTTTCATGTCTGAAGTTATAATGTTTAACCTTGTTTTCAGATACTTAACCGTTCATTAGGATTCCCATTGTGTATAATCAACTTTTGCAGCAAGTGCTCCAAAAGGATTGTGTTATTTAgtttttcatgttcttcttcattctcTACATGAACATCAACCCATAAACTAACTATCAATTCGTATCCTCCGAAATATAACCCACCATAATTAATAAAGATAAGTGGTGTGGATAATAACTTGGACAAAAATAAGTGTTTATTTTTGAAGACAGAGAACAAAATTCATCGAATTAATGTGTTCATTGGTAAAGAGATTGTGAATCCTTTATACATGGTGAGTATACATATTTGTACACTGTAGAAAGATTTCATGGATAAGTATACTCATACGTATACTGTAGAAATATATTTCACGGATTATCCTAATTGTAAACCATATTCCATCAAATATAAACGAATTCATTTGcatacacaattgaaaccaaaaaataattaaaagttTGTAATACATATGCATATAACATTCATTAACTTAAAACACAACAGTGAAATACATCTTAtgcctcaacatcatcatcatcatcatcataaataccCGCATCATCATAAGAAACATCATCGTCAGAATCGTCCTCCTCAtcgtcctcatcatcatcataatcatcctcATCGTCATAATCCTTATCTCCATCTCCATCATGTTCATATTCAACTGCATGTTCAATGTCATCTAGAATTTGATCATTGTAATCTCCATAATAAACAAATGCTTCATCCTCGTTTTGACCAGGAACTACTTCTTCATCTAAGTCTGTATCTTCATAATCTCCTTCTGATGATGGAAGATCCACGTATTCCATATCTGAACCCTCCAAACTAGACATGTCCCCTGCATGGCCTCATCTACCAGGAAGCGCATCAATGTGCTTGACAAAATCATCTCTTAGTTGTAATTGTAATTCTAGGTTTTTCAAACTTGACATAAATACACGATCATTAATGGTAGGTTCCGGAAGCGGAACAGGAAGAACTCTTCCCCAATCCGTATCTCGCCGTTCATGCTCGATAATCATGTTGTGTAAAATTAGACAACATTTCATAATTAGGTTCAAGTCTGATTGATGCCAATAATTACATGGATATCCGACAATTCTGAATTTACCCTGGAGAACTCCAAAAGCACgctcgacatcctttcttttagCCATTTGATACTTGTTGAATCTCACATATTCGGGAATGTCCAGCGTCTGAAAAAAAGCTTGTACAGTTGTAGTCAACTTTGGATAGATACCATCGGCTAAAAAATAACACATATTGTACTAGTGACCATTGATGACATAATTGCATGGAGGTGCTACACTCTTTATCATGTTATCAAAAAGGGGTGAGTGTGCCAACACATTCAAATCGTTGTTTGATCCAGGCATTccaaaaaaaagcatgccaaaaccacaaATCGTATGATGCCACCGCGTCTAATACCAAACTACTCTCTTTATCTTTACCCTGGTAAGTTCCTTTCCAAGATACCGAACAATTCTTTCATGGCCATtgcatacaatcaacactacCAAGCATTCCAGGAAAACCTCGGTCCACATTCTCTTGTAGCAACCTTTGAACATCTTCAGGAGTGGGTTCACGCAAATATCTTTCTCTAAAAGTCATGCAAATGGTGTGGAAAAATCTTTTTAGATACATGTATATTGTAGTTGCACCCAGCGAGTGTAATCATCAACACTATCAGCTGGCGTACttttgcataaacatttcatcaGAGCAACTAATTTCATATGTGGAGAATGCCCCATAGTACCGGTTGCATCTGGATGTTGTTGCCATTCTGGATCAACCTCAAGCAATTTTCCTAACAATTTCTCGAATAAGTATTCCCTCATGCCTAGACGTTTTTTGAATTTTCTTGCGGTATAACCAGTTACAGGcgtaaaataatcattcatcattttgGCATCATACCACACTCGATCACGCGTTATTACACTACGTGTCTGTACCTCCCTTGGTATGGGTTGTCTAATAATACGCAATCGTTCTTCCAAACATAATTGTGTAAACATTAGCAaagctttctcttcttcttaactAGAGGAATCCAAATAGATTCCATATTTAACTCTCACATAAGAACGCATTAGACTCATTATGCACCTTTGCAAACCACAAAAACAGTATCAATTTTTGTATACCATACATAAATACAAGTCAATCAATTTTCTACATTGATATGCTAGTTTAGAAACATTTCATTCAACATAAATTTTCTACATTAATCATGCATTTTTGACTAAATATATCTTTTAATTACATTAGTGAATTGCACACTACATACCTAACCAACTTAATATCtacaatttcatcaaaatcaaaatcaaaatcaaaatcaaattcaattgAAACCCTAACATTAGAATCACCCaccttagatgattttttggatgaaaTTCGAAATTGAAGAATGGATTTGTTTCACCTTGGAGTAACGATCAAACCCTTTTAATTTAAGCCATCGAATCGCAGTGAATCAATATGAAAATCCAAACGGGGTAATAGGGGTTTGAAAGGAGTTTGAGAGGATGAAAAccttgagaagaagatgaaatggggAGCCCGACCGCGTTTCTGATGACTATAACCAATGAAACGGCTACTGAGTTGCCATACTGGTCAAGTCAACGAGTTGACTTATACGGCAAATCAGTTTCCGTGTGACACTATtgatacggctactcagtagtcgtgtagtgtagggaagggatgagaCGCCACCATAGCAATCTTGCCTTCCATGtgccatcccttccctacatttgagggatagggaagggataccctccaccatagtgctagctgatggttttccaaaagttgttgtaatagtggtaaataataggttcttttcagaattgtgaaggaaagaatttttatatttaaatacatattgcaaatttgattcaaaaagtgatgtcgagattttggagaaactggggctaagggttccactattctatcaattccaaagtgatattattattattattattatgcaatttcccatttaagtgattctaattattgcaaaaatagattttataaaagagcaatcgtaagttgaaagcatggaatatcaagaactcaaagttaagcatataccatcaattaaaataacaattgcttaataaaaatcattgggaaaactcttttgttctaggcaaaaaaatcataatttaaattgcataaattatttaaaatagaaattaccacattTTAATTGtcagaatagcttcctccgtctccccagaggatgggtttatctcctcatatgaatcatggtctcaaaaagattggtttatggctcaaaagatgatcaaaagagtgaaaaggtatgaaactgtgagtttgtaacagttataattgttgcaaaactcgCTGTAACGGGAGAACGAAagtgaactgttgcaaactttattaattgttggaataattgttacaaaactgttacaaagagtttggatttgaaagtttaggccacggtttctgcgactgttttcaactatcgagttcactattcaccttcttccccgactgcaactcggcagtttctctgtaaatttttttctttgtttctgagcttccctaaacctccctaagtctcgacagaccctctctgagttcccaacaccctatatatactccacagggccaaaatatctcgccataacttcatataatcttccattattcttcactgtctgtttaggaaataatttagatatttgatttctccacgAGTTATGAAGCTTCCAAATTACTGtatttatctccttcacactccatatggttgttagagtcatcctaACATACgcaaactcatgcaaatcccgtgacaGTCTCCATACTATGGCGTGCTCCCTGTTTTGCTCCACAATTTGATTCAGCCAATTCTGGCCCGAGATAACACCTGAAATAGCTTAATATggttatatcacatctttccacaaagtttcagcgactgaatcgcacaaaatcacgtccaaaaatcgatcgaaacatctgccagttgaagaagaaaatttcccgccaaaatgaaaattcaaatttttgaagatgTTGTCCCCCTATACGATCCTTGGGTGTGAATAacatctgcctttttggggtgatttgggttgccccttagtaattgagtgccccttaaccaatgatgagagtctgaataacaaatgtcctccgggggtgctccgtgcaacttttcgagccgaattttccaacaataattattttccaaaaatacctacaaacacacaaaacatcataataaggaagaaaacaagtactaacaatacgaaacattgaggacaaattagacacataaatgcgtctatcaaatacccccaaacttattatttgctagtcctcgagcaaaaataaaaaataaaattgagttaatctcgggagggtttaccagaggtgtacccacaaaaccattactccagaccctagctatctatgtcgaaccttggaaggcactaaagaatctccttggttggcttacaatcactgactacaggaggaagtaccctgatgtgaaattccaattgatgtacacgagtttacactcaagcatactaaaattcatataaagtgacagagctctactcagatagttgcactacggacatcatattcggagtcaaactaatcatatggatagaaaaaggagatggaaatagaaaaatgtaggttgttttgatgttaaccaaatgatcgatgtttcacttatctgtctgaaggccactgccagaatgaacctatcctaatggattgagataccggtctgactaatatcaacacaactggcatatacaagggaaccagtggtcaataacttaaatctagatcaacaaactggcaaatacaagggaaccagcagttgactacacagaacaataaccttttttttttaacttaacgacatgaatagatctttttgatccaagcgcatgcttcttgtcagcagattacacgatagttcccacgggtcatgcattccacgcttgcttaggcgacggaaacagggagaacacacgcatattgctattcaagtgttaatacttattccaattggtctaactggtccggtctcttttttttttttgtagtaactcagtcactctaattcaccctagcagtggtaacaacttgaatcgtgtgccccacctaatcacttagagaaacatagtttaaaatgaaaaaataaaataaaaaaaaagaaatgaaaaggactcaacgaaatatggtgcaactatcatgttatttctaacacctgagctctgtgcttttatgaatagactctatagatgtttccatctaatcagattggttcgtcaactcctacaaccaagatgcttccatccacttagattagttagtgccatcctgaatacgcataaatctctaggctctggagcgtatttatttattgcaactaaaagattttcccatacccccaaacttaaatctaacattgtcctcaatgtttccaatgataaaattaacagcatgaacgaggagaaattgttaccacttgaagcaaaaagggttgaggaaagatattaccgtgttgcgtgagattgggttacctcccaagaagttctaagtttaaagtcttcagccagacatcaaatacctcaaaaaggatcttcaccttccaaagtcatataccaatagccgaaaaagttgtgggtccataataccaaatagatctaacaccaatatgagacaactgcactagttcagaaaaatgaacagaaggagcacatccccatctaaggtttcttgcaagacaatcggatctatccagagcctccagttgggcttcataagagtgtcttgaaaaatagattcatccgaaaaacgggtttctaatatatggatttcctcctgaacagtatcaggcggatcaggttgtggagtctgaatagactcaagcgatacctcagatgcactaggattgagtcccaagttagggacttctactgggcataattgacaatctctacccccaaatttagggtaatcactattctccgtaagacctttaactatggcttgaatttccggatccggagagtatttaaaatactctagagattcttctagttcactacccccaaacttagagttttgggtatctctagataaactagtcacaatattcctaatttctagaccatccggttcctgaaaaagtcAATTGAtttctctaagttataatcaggtggttcatcctataaattcttttgaggtatactagctataggacttatatgtttcatatcctctatggtcatccttagagtttccttattgtgttgaagcatggttactggcctaatctcatgatcactatccaaatcggaagttataggcaaaatctcagatgggcctacaaatgcataattggggtccaacttaggaggatctttaggctcttcgaaataagggcttaaggtagattcggtagctagtaatggttcaaaactagatttccatctatcggtatctaacataggaatggaattcaacagagcatttacttgttcaatgttgctatcaatatcatcgtcgaaatccatgctaaaactggctagacaactctctaatggatcttccgattcggtgtttggtacagacttcggaactaaggttcctatcatgttgacctcttcaatgcacgtgtcatctagctcagaatgtagcttattgacattaaaaatattcaactcaatagtcatattaccaaaagatagattcataataccatttcgacagtttatgatcgcattagacgtggctaaaaatgggggacctaaaatcactggtatttggttctctgggtcagggacaggttgggtatctaagataataaaatccactggataaataaacttgtcaacctctatgagaacatcctcgatcacaccacgaggaactttaacggacctatcagctaactgaagtgttacctgggtaggtttcatctcaccaagtcctagcttaaggtacacatggtacggaagtaagttcacactggctcctaagtcaagcaacgctttctcaacacggtatttacctattgtacaagcaatggtaggggaccctgggtctttatacttaggagtagtggtattctgaataatataactcacataactagctatgaaggctttcttctggacactgagcttacgctttcgcgtacacaaatccttaaggaacttggcataagagggaatctgcctaatttcatctagtagtggaaggtttatagttacctgcttaaaaacctccaatatatcattaaagttggactccctcttagtcggaactagcagctgggggaacggggctctgggaacaaagccgggctcatcaggacccatattggtctctttggagactctaccagtctcctcattttctggttcacaagggtgaactacagaatgttcactatcaggcatggaaaccttgttgtctatcactctaccactcctaagggttttaatagcat encodes:
- the LOC113350839 gene encoding calsequestrin-1-like, whose translation is MSSLEGSDMEYVDLPSSEGDYEDTDLDEEVVPGQNEDEAFVYYGDYNDQILDDIEHAVEYEHDGDGDKDYDDEDDYDDDEDDEEDDSDDDVSYDDAGIYDDDDDDVEA